CTAATTTTAGCAAACCTAGGGTTTTGAGAAAATCACAATAATCTCTAATACTTGGTTTCTAACTCTTTTTCTCACAGCCCATGACTAATCAGTGCTATAACATACTCATCTAACATAATGGGTCATAAACATTTACCTTAAAGAGATCAAACAGAAAAATCTAGAAAACGCGTAGTGTTTTTCCCCTTTTTCCCGTCACCTCCTCGTGCTTGGAAAAATCCAAAGATGAAAAATTTTGCAAATTTCGGAATCATGGAAGGATATGAGTGAGAGATCGAAAGATTAAATTTTTGGGGAAGGAAGAGATGAGGTTGAGAGGGGTGTGGGCTACTGTAAGAAGAAAAGAACGTTTTTTGGAAAATGAGGAGAGAAGCTCTCGGGATTTTTAAGGTGAGGGGGGTGGTTTGTAttgttacattattattatattgttattatttttcttttctctttcctcTTTATTTAAACGGTGCGTTTCAATTAGCCTTTACATGGaagcaaaaaaacatttttttcagaCACTTTTCTAGATGGCGTGTTTTTCTCTTAGAGATTTGTATTAATATTGATTACATAAGATAACTTGAGTTCTGTTTCACATTATGAACAGAAAAGAAATGTGCCATAACACTCTCTACTCTCTAGTATTATGATCATGGGTTGCAGATccatttcctaaaaaaaatagtattatgaTCATGGGTTGCAGATccatttcctaaaaaaaaaatagataccaAGATCACACGGCACAACTTGTTTAATTTGTTAGCTAACAAGTAACGTAATATGCCTATTGTATTAAGTTCCACTTCTACTTTTAATCTAATACATATCAACTCCGCTTGATTGATTTCGATAGACCAAAATTTATTTGGAGCTCATAATATGATGAAAAAATTGTAGTAAAAACTACTAAAGCTCATGAAAAATGCTATTCAATGAAACCATCTGAAAACATATATATACCAAACAAGTTAGTGTCCAAGCTTCCATTAGGCATGTACTCATATAAAAGTATCTTCTCATTTTCCTCCAAGCAACACGCCTAAAGTCTTACAAGACTGCGATGTTGCAATTTAGCTATAAACATTACTTCATTCTTGAACTCCTCTAAGCCATGTCCAGAAGCTTTTGAGAGCCTTTTGACTGCAATTGTTCTTCCATCTGGTAGAATTCCCtgaataatcaataaataaaagcaCATTGAAAAATGgtaatgttaaaattaattacttatttgatctcacaatctatttattttattttacttcggCTGATTActactaaataatttaatttagtcccttaattttaaatatgattaaatttattcttttaatttttcaaaatcagcaCAACCTGGTCATTTTGGTTCAATGGTGAACTCTAACGGTGTCAAGTCAATTTGGACAAAAAGAAccaaattgtattatttttgcAAATTAAAGTATCAAATTGAATCATTGTTAAAATTTAGAGACTAAATCAAACCATTATTAACAGTGGGacgaaattgaataaaataaataaatagtcgAACCAAATATGCAactaattaagtttaattataaCTCACCTATATccaaaaacttaaattattaaaatacctTGTAAACGGAGACAAATCCACCTTCCTCAATTTTAGATGCTTCTGAAAAAGTTACTAGTAGTATGTAGAATTGTGATTAATGGGATTGTAGCAAGGTCTCCATTCAATGTTTGATCAGTATGAGCAGTACCTATCAGATATCATTCCATCTACAAAGACATGTTTTGAGTTCGTATTTGAACTAAATTAAATGACCATATTTGAGTATGCAAAAATAATCtcataaaaatattagcaaGTGTTATGGCAGGAACTTACCTTTTCTAACTCTTTTCTTGTACTAGAAGCAGTAAACAATGAAACATAGTATACCTACTAACCCCGGCGCACTGAAGGAAAGGATCAACTTTCTTGACTTACTAGTACCTCCGTTGTCTTTAACAGTCCAAAAGACAAGACAATGTACTATCCTTAAAAAGTAGCACATATTTTGGGTCAATGTATTATGCAATTATTATTCAATACTGATTAGACCCTCTAACTGAAATATACAAACTATAAGAAATTAGAGTCAATCTCCAAGAGTCACAAAGAATGAGTGTATTCTTTGTTAATTCATTACAGAAAGTGAGGATACAATCCTTTTATATGATATCGTGATTGTGTAACATGTCTAATAACCCACCAAGCTATCTGTTCAAAAGGTATTTTTCCGAAAATTTACcattatataagattataagacATTAATTTCATCCATGCAGGTACATATCTAAGCTAAACCCCACGCTTGTTGACTTGATTGTCAAGATGTTTGTGTAGGTGTTCCAAGGTTTCTTCACCCGTCGGAGACTGTTTAACAGCCTCATGTGTCCACTATGTTCCAGGTACCAACTTTCTCCCTAAGAATGCCGTCGTTTGCTGGAAATCATTACTCCTTTCTCTCTTCATTGTGGAATCCAACTGGCCATCGAGGCTCCATTGCTGCCATCTCTGGCCTCCGCAAATTTGAATAGATATAGTGAAATCAGAATCAAGATATCATAAAACATGGATTTAAGAATGGTCAAAGGGATTCAATTCCCttgttttttattcataaaatattcAATTCTCCAAGAGAGTTCTTGATAAATTTGTCCAATGTTCAATTCTACAATGGAGTTCATTAACCATTTCAATAGAGCTTTCGCTTCATTCCTTTTCATCAATTGAAGTCTCTGTCATGGTTCTCAAAAGCTCGTTTGAAAACTTCAGTGTTGTGATTTGTTTTTACGATTCCTTTTGATGGCTAATACTTTTCTACATTTTTTAAGAATGATGTTTATTGTTGGTACGTGAAAATTTAGTTTGAACCCGTTGCCTCTGACTCCCATCAATTCGCCGAAAAGAATGGCATGTCTGATTCCATATCTAatttagccaaaaaaaaaaaaaagtattcattGAGTTCCCATTGATTATTACACTCTCAAACTCTATATCGGAGCTTATCTCAATACCAAGTCTTTGAATTCATACTTTAGCCATTTAAGAATTAATGTCGTGTCCGGAGATGATTGATGATATGGCTGGAGTTTGACACTGAATatggaaaatgaagatgaaggGTTGGTTGATGATGATGACAGATTGGGTTTCAAGGTGAGGGGCTAATAGGAATTGAGTTCTGGCAAGAATCAAACATGTAAATTGGGGCTTGTGCACTTGTTGTGGTGAGGAGGAGGAGCATGAAGCCCTTAGAGTGTTCATGGCGGGAACTAGTGACTTTaccagagtttttttttttttttggtcagaTATTGTGTATAGTTTTCCGGCGCCCCTTAGTTtttgtcgataaaaaaaaaaaaaaaaaaactttttttcctattattttatactGGAGCAACCTTTTCGTGTTTGACTATACAGGATTGATGCAGTCAACTACTATCACTTTATATGATTCGCAAGTCAACTGCAGAGGAgataatttgattattaattagacttaaatgtattttttgtcattttatttcttaaaatttataattttaattttttattttttaaattttacaattttaatcttttattttaaaatagaaatatttagttctcttatttattataaattataattttagtccttttttaaaaaaacaaatacatttaattttagatttttttttgtaaaatctgtattttttattcttttgttgaactaaaAGCATAATGACTAAGAGATTAACAttgtttcataataaataatgtaaattaaacaaataatccCATATGTCACATCAATAAATTTAATCGcatcaagttaattttttattaattaatactttttctaatttaatgaaaagatgaaaattacaaattttataaagGTAGAGAACTAAATGTTTCTAATATaagatagaaaaattaaaattatgaattttataaaatataacaactaaatgtttctattttaaaattaaaaaaaaatcaaaattatgaatttaaaaaaataaaaataaaaattacatttaagccTTTCAATTATTGGGTAGGCCTCTCAAGCTTGAATAAACATTACTTATTTGAACAAACGAAGCAGCACGGTTTGATTATTCAGCGGAACATTCTTGCCATTTGtgcattaatttttcttatgaaaGTGTAAGTATTGAAAATGATGATTGATTCTCGCTTAAAAGAATAAAGTATATTGGATGTacaatttagaagaaaaattgtTAATCCATAAGAAAAACATCAGCAATATACAATTTCTAAGCACTCAAACTGAGTCAAAACTCGTGTTAGTTTGTAATTtgacttatttttttacttccaAATATATCACCGTTATAATTAATTCAGTCAACCTTGTGCATCTTTACTTTAAAGAAAAGTGTTAGTAATTAGACTAGATTTTTTCCTGTAACATATTATAGGATGAGATCTTAGCTAGTattgtaataaattttattaatataacatTTTGTTTTGTGACTCGGGGGAAGGCATAATAGACGAGAGAGATTGAGACAGATACGGTACAAGGAGAGGGATGAGGTCAAAGGCAGTGCCAATTACAAACTAATAATTTTGCAAGCATTACTAAACATTTTATCATATTCGGAGTTCAAACTCTTacgttaaaaattcaaaataaaattttattattgtctCGGAACAAAATTTAAACAGCATTCCatcaaatataacatttttctttagtttcatcttatttttaaaaaatcaatattttttagaattgagtATTAACCTATAAATTAATCAAGCCTTGAATACTCTTTTAGTCTTCACaattaatttagtaattttatttttgtcattgtaattttttaaaaaaaattcaattctttttaattatgtttatttttttcctccttAAAGTCACTTAGACAATACttttaacaaaacaaacataatttattataactaaaactgttttttctttttcaacgataaaagtaaaaaatattaaattataaggaacAAAACGATATTTAAACCATCCATCAATCATCATATTATTCAGGTAAGAACATTATCTCctaagtttgaaaaaaataaaattcatcataTAGTcaggaaaaaaacaaagatagaAGTTATTAACTTTCCATGGTGGTAGTAAAAGTCAATGTCCAGCCGAATCCATATCCAAcccaaatccaaataaaataagGATACCATACCTGACAAGTTTTATGATATTAATGGAATATGTTATGAAAACAAATCTCTGGAAAACCAGAAGAATAGAGAgtagaaaagaacaaaattagAAGAGAGTTTCTGGGAAGTAGCAGGTTCTCATTAGCCTTTCGATTAGAAACAACTACAAGCTTTATAGAGCTTTAATAGCTTCTCTAATCTTACACTAACCCAGATACTTTCTGttataagaaaataacagaaactGCACTAAGCTAACTCCCTAAGCCGTAAAGTCCTAAGCCAACTATAAAAAGAATAAGTACACACACCTCAAGGATTGAAATAATATTCCCAATTACCTTGGTAACATGGTAGAGACTGTTACATCATTGATGGAAAGATTCTTGGAACTTCCTGAAGTTGATGCTTCATTTAAGGTCATTCTTCCAACTGAAAATGCAGGGTGGTTGGGTTTTGGAAGGGGTATTGTGTCACTTCCCAACATTAGAACAACAGTGGAAATGGTCGGTCTATCTGCTTCATCTTGTTGAACACACAACAAAGCAATGTGTATGCACTTCTCAACTTCACTGGCTATGAAGGATTTTACCAGTGCTAGATCCATCAATTCCAAACATTTTCCGGCACACCATATGTTCCAAGCCTGCATGGATGTAATTGTGATTAATTAATATGTGAATGCTGTTAAGCTCTAGTTATTAGTATGTTTGAATAACTTCTTGATAAGGTATGAGTGAAAAACTCACATATAAAAGAAGACTTTGACCATGTTCTAACAGATGGAATCCACTGTTCTTATTCCCAGTTATGATTTCTAGAACAAGAACTCCAAAGCTAAAAACATCAGATTTCACAGAAAATAATCCTTCCATAGCATACTCCGGAGCCATGTATCCACTAAAGGAAAGCAATAGAAGTTTGTCATTTCTCTtgcattaaatataatatataactggaatttcatttttcaaataattaagtgTTTAAAGCTGCATTAGAAAAatcctattatatatataaaaaatgttaggtATAAGTAGTACTCACTAAGTTCCCATTACACGTTTTGTATTTGCCTGGTTCTGTCCTATTTCAAATGCCCTTGCCAATCCAAAATCTGATATTTTGGCATTCATCTCATCGTCTAATAGAACATTGCTAGGTTTGAGATCTCTATGAATTACTCTGAGTCGAGAGTCCTCGTGAAGGTATAAAATTCCTCTTGCTATTCCATGGATAATTCTTAATCTTAGTTTCCAGTCAAgttgctttttcttttcatcatcTAACAACATAAAAACAGAGAGGATATCTCAAAAAAAAATCCagtttgcaaaacaaaaaacttaagGACTCAAGCAAATATCAAATAGTATTTATTGGCCTTAGCATGGAAGaagaaaattagaatttttatttatttcactcAGTTTTCAAGAGATTATCTATTTCCCTTAAGGATATCTTATGATTATTGATTAcataagataaaatgaattcAGTTTTACATTGTGAACCAAAAACGAAATGCACCATAAATTTCTCTGGTATTATGATCATGAGTTGTTGCTGTTATTCTTCAAAAGAAGCAGATACCAAAATCTCTGTCTGTTGGAATTACAGCACAATTTTACTATTAGCAAACAAATAATATACATCGTATTAAGTTCCACCTTACTACTTTAAACCCAATAGCACCAACCAACAGTGCCTCCACCTTGGCTCAcaaaatgttgaataaaaaTTTCCAGTAACAACTAAAAAAGCTCCTGAAAAATGTTATTCACTGAAACTATCTGAAAACATACCAAACAAGTGAGAGTCGAGGCTTGCATTAGACATATACTCATATACAAGTATCTTCTCTTTTTCCTGCAAGCAGCACGCCAAAAGTCTTACAAGGTTGCGATGTTGCAATTTAGCTATAAACATTACTTCATTCCTGAACTCCTCTGAGCCTTGACCAGAAAATTGTGAGAGCCTCTTCACTGCAATTTGTCTTCCATCTGGTAGAATTCCCTGATAACAGTTTGCAATAAATCAGAACATAGATAAATATGAAACAAGTAGAGAATcttataataaatttcaaatcatTAATACCTTGTAAACTGGGCCAAATCCACCTTCCCCTAATTTAGATGCTTTTGAAAAGTTATTAGTACTATTTAGAATTGTGATTAATGGAATTGTAGGCAGGTCTCCATTCAATGTTTCCTCATCGAGCATCATCTCATCTACAAAAACATGTTCCTGGGTTCATATTTGAACTAAATAGGCATAATTGAGTATGTGAAAATAATCTATTAAAAATTCTACCAAGTGTTACAGCAGCAAATTACCTTTTCTAACTCGTTTCCTGTACAAGAAGCAGTAGACACTGAAACATAGTAGAGCAACTGACCCCAGAACACTAAAGGAAATAATCAACTTTCTTGATGTACTAGTACCATTGTCGTCTGCGATAGAATAAAAgataaacaattatatttttttaatcatataaaatttaataagattCAAATtctgtaattaaaaataaaagataaatgttCTCAAAGCCTGAAGAAAGCGGCTATTACTataagagaaacaaaagtgaatgTGTTCTATTAGCATATTAGGCATAGGAATTGAAGGGGGGAAATATAATGTCAAGCTGCAGGGTTTGATCGCTACTATGTATAACTATTTGACTTAGAGGAACTCATCTTAATTAATGTCTTCTACACCGTCTGCCTGCAACAgagtatgtatgtatatataaacaaCATTCCAGGGCCAGTGTCATACAAGTTACAGCCAATTTTCAAAGTAATTAAGTGATGCTAAACTAAATCAAGACTgagtttaaattttcaaaactaactCATTTCACATATATTTTGAGTTATTTAGGCCAACTCTTGCTAACCAAAGTTGGGTGAATATTCTAACTGGTCCCCAAAACTGTGAAGCGTAGTCACTTTAgtctgaaataataaaattcaaaaaagttTCTAAAATTACAATCCATATGTACTCACATTAGTCCAatattcaaaaacttgtgtgatttaaatgaaaatattaacataCTTTCAGGACAAAAGTGACAATAAAATGACAACATAAAGACCTATTCTGAATCTTCTTACTTTCAGGGACAAATGGGATAACACATAACACTTTTAGGACTAAAATGGTAGTTTATCTAATCAAAGTTTTTATGGTAAAGTTAGTTCAAGCCCAACAATAACACACTTGAAATTCACATAGAAAACAACTGTTCAAGTACAAAATAGGAGGAATCCAACAAATTAGCAAGCCAAAACAGTTAATAGGCTACCTGATTTCTGGTAGAACTTCTCATCATCCATCCTCATCCCACAGGTTGGAGCAAAAACTGCCCATTGTACCTTTGTCCCACAACATTGTGGAAATATCTCTAACATTGCATTCAAACACTTCCTGCACTCATCACTTGGAAGATCCCTATCACACTGCACCCATCCATACAATGTCTCATTGTCACCCCAATCGAACTCCTCCACTGCCCAAAACTGCTTGGTCTCTATAGTTGCTTTTGTAATCAAACCCTCCATAGCATCCTCAATTTTCTTAGTTTCTGTTGAATTCTGTGTTTGGACCACGATCTTTGTGagacaaattcaatttttaagtgACTTTAAAATATGACACATTGAAATGACCTGTTTggatattaaatttaaagaattttcaaaaatgatgagaaatttattggaatttttttttaaaatacaatagaATTACAAAACGCTGACAAGGTGTTTTGGTAGGGAGAGATTCTTTTCAATTTCTTAGAAATCTTGGAAGTGTTAAATTCCTATATTTGATATAACTATTTTAATGATCATTTTCATAAATCTAAAATTCACAAGAATCATTTTTGAATAAGTCTTCTACTAAACGTGGTTCGGTGGAGAGACTCTACAAAATGAGGTCAGACATCGTAGGATGTTAGTCAAGCATCGGCCAAACCAGTAAATACTTCATATCATATCAATcatatgatgataaaaaaacgCTTTCTTAAGACACCGTGAACTCTAGAAAACACATAAAATGAAATCTGCACAAGCTTAAAGCACATGACTAAATaactttatcaaaataaaaaactaaaatacagGAAAGTTGAATTGCTTTatccaaataaaatttaaaaaacgaAAGAAGTTTAATTTGCAAATAGCTTGAATTTTTCAAATACCATACTCAAAAATTACCTTGATTTTTCTGGGTCCGGTAACGTTCCACGTTGGGCTTAAACTAACTTTGCCATGGAAACTCTGATTGGAGTAACGGAGGATGCAAACATCATACCATAGGATAGCGGTAACACTGTCAGGACACAGCCGAGAGATTTCGTTGACAGCAGTGGTGAGACAGAACTGGCAGAAGTATCCTGTGATGTCGTATCTGCAGCTGTACAACCCATAAACAGCATCGCCATAACCGTCGTTGTCACCACCGTTGTTGCTGCTTATGGTGGTGTAGTTAAACCCTTTGCTTATGGATGAATCATTGGTGATCCATGAGAGGAGGCTCTTAACGTTAGTTTTGTATGTGGGGCTAATAGAAGTTGAGTTCATGCAAGAATTGTAACTGTAAACTGGGGCTTGTGCACTTGTTGTAGTGAGGAAGAGGAGAATGAAGCAAAGACTAATCCTCAAAGGGgtcatgaaattttttgtttccattCTCATAATTAACTTTTGAGTGCTATGTTGGAGAAGCTAGCATTTTCGTGTGTACATGATTGATAAAGCTAAGTGGACTATACTGTACCGTATGCGTTAGGATTTAGAAAAGTAAATTGCAGCGTGGTTTCCTGGTTTGATTATTCAATGGAACATTCTTGTGTTGGGCGTAGATTTTCTTATTGAAAGGTTTGAATTTACGCGCTATGTTGGGccttatctttaaaaataataattaattaaggacTGGttgcttaattaatttgtaaaaaattgtTACTCGGCAAGAAAAAAACATGATCAATATACATTTTCTAAGCATTCATCAATGTCAGTCAAACTCGTGCTAATTTGACTGCTATACTTAAATCAGTCCTTGGGTATCTATACTTTTAGAGAAAATTACTCCGCTCTCTCGTGAGAGATGCGGATATTACCATCTCCTTTTATCTTACGTTCAATTTAGTTCATTTAACTTGATACCATTAATGTTAATTATTGTTCCATATCCTAAGAGATGCTTATATTACAGTATCCTTCCCTTTGTAtgttcaaatataatataatgtacatttttctcttctacGGTCATCTCTTcttatattagaaaatatattactcTAGAGATATAAAAGATTGATCGGGTGATTAAGAAAGAAGCGAATGAGAGCGTGGGTTCGATTTCTCctgaaaaaaactaataaattaacaattaattaatatctattaataaaaaaacttacattACTCTAACaccgttaaaaaaaatattattttcaaaaatgtttttaaataaataattactaaaatgcataagttttaattttttaatatttaagttttatttaataataaatttttaatataaacttatttaaaaagtaaaatatttaatatatatatatatatatatatatatatatatatatattatgaaatacttaaaattcaaaataaagtttCACGTAACAAaaatttaccaaataaaaatcaaatttctaaaatatttcaattatcattatcatcataatATTGTCACCAACACCGCTATTATTATCATGATCATTGTAGCATCTATTGTCATGATTGTTGTCCATGTGTTGATGGATTGACAAATACACCAATACGTTctaagtagtaaagttaaaataaagatCTTAGTGTCGAATTCATAGAAACTTTGtttgtaatcaaattaataaaaaaaagttaaaaaaatttgacttGAAAAGattatgagaaaaataataatttaaattaataaagaattaaatcaaacaagaatttaaattaaaagacaaaaagattAGAGAGTCTAATAATATTGTAGAAGTTaattcagaagatgagaatgttagaaacttagcctaccagaattactctttgatgtaatgttaatgatttttttatgtatatttatttcaatttacaccTGCATACGCTAACTTTGatcctaatttatctattttctctttcaaatcCCTTTgcgaaactaaaataataaattatattaagaatataaatatataacacactaaacaaatatcaatatatCTCTAATGATGATTTTATATAGATACTCTCTTcaattctattagaaaataatgttttccaACTTTACCTCaaaaacttaccatgcaaatgggtaTCAAGTCACAAACAATAATATACTCTATTTCAATGGATGGTATGTGTAATTTGATAAAAGTTCAATGGATGTTACTATAATTTGCTCTATTTCTTAACAAGTATCTTAAGGATATTAGTTAGCATATACCAATTTTGAATAATGAGAAATTTTAATACACTTTCAAATACATTATTTTCAATgcatttttcttattgtttaaaatttattagaaattacaaatttttgttaaccctacattttatttaagagtaaattacactaaCACTCATTTGAAGTTTTCTAAAATTACACCAACATCTCTTGCTTTAATTTATTCCTACACTAACCctccttaattatttaaaaatatacattgaTGCTCCCTTAATTGTTTGGAAAATATTACATTGAACTTTCCTGAAGGAAGGTTAGTGTAaatgttgaaaattaaaaataaaaataataaacatatttgtataattttacaaaattttaagaaaaatttatgtgatttactctttatttaatgaatctctattttaactaaattttgaCTAATactaaaaaagtgtattaaaaaatgttaaaaagaatACCTCATCAGTCTATCTCTCTAGataatttctctttcatttaCCTACAATCACGGGAAGAATGAACATGTAAAGACGACAGTTATGTTGACTCATCATCACAACTCACAAGACTATCTATTTAGAGTATCTAATGTATATACAGCCATATATCTTTACAAATTCACTCTTCCCGTGTGATCAAGGATATCTAATATATACAGCCAAGTTATACTACTtgacatatattttatttattaactaggcactaaattaaacaaattcacAAGTACTCCATGGAGGGAAAACTACTCCATGTGTCAACATATTCCTTTGTTTTCCTGCTATTT
The nucleotide sequence above comes from Glycine soja cultivar W05 chromosome 11, ASM419377v2, whole genome shotgun sequence. Encoded proteins:
- the LOC114374651 gene encoding cysteine-rich receptor-like protein kinase 25, whose amino-acid sequence is MRMETKNFMTPLRISLCFILLFLTTTSAQAPVYSYNSCMNSTSISPTYKTNVKSLLSWITNDSSISKGFNYTTISSNNGGDNDGYGDAVYGLYSCRYDITGYFCQFCLTTAVNEISRLCPDSVTAILWYDVCILRYSNQSFHGKVSLSPTWNVTGPRKIKNSTETKKIEDAMEGLITKATIETKQFWAVEEFDWGDNETLYGWVQCDRDLPSDECRKCLNAMLEIFPQCCGTKVQWAVFAPTCGMRMDDEKFYQKSDDNGTSTSRKLIISFSVLGSVALLCFSVYCFLYRKRVRKDEMMLDEETLNGDLPTIPLITILNSTNNFSKASKLGEGGFGPVYKGILPDGRQIAVKRLSQFSGQGSEEFRNEVMFIAKLQHRNLVRLLACCLQEKEKILVYEYMSNASLDSHLFDDEKKKQLDWKLRLRIIHGIARGILYLHEDSRLRVIHRDLKPSNVLLDDEMNAKISDFGLARAFEIGQNQANTKRVMGTYGYMAPEYAMEGLFSVKSDVFSFGVLVLEIITGNKNSGFHLLEHGQSLLLYAWNIWCAGKCLELMDLALVKSFIASEVEKCIHIALLCVQQDEADRPTISTVVLMLGSDTIPLPKPNHPAFSVGRMTLNEASTSGSSKNLSINDVTVSTMLPR